The stretch of DNA CGAGATTGCGATGCACTCTTCACTGTCGATGCACTTCGCGATGCCGATGTACTCTTCGCTGCTGACGCACTTCGCGATGCCGATGTACTCTTCACTGCCGATGCACTTCGCGATGCTGACTCACTCTTCGCTGTCGACGCGCTTCGTGATAGTAATTCACTCTTCGACGTGGATGCGCTTCGGGATACCGATTCACTTTTCAATGTTGATGCAGACTTTGACTTTGAAAGTTTCGTAGATTTCGCAATGGAATTTTGTCTAGCAACTCGTGACTTGCTTTTAGAATTAGAAATCGATCCTAAAAGTTTAGCCGAATCTTTTGCAGATTTGTTTACAGAATCAGCTGAAGATTTCGCAATTGAATAAGAACGCGAACCCATTTCTTGCTTTGAATTCACTGCTGACGTACTTCGAGAAGCAGATTTACTTTTATCCACTGATGTGCTTCGTGATACTGATTCGCTTGCCATTCTTGCTGAATTCGATCTGACAATTGACTGACTTTTTAATCGTGATCGTGCAGCTACAATCGATTGATTTCTAGAATCGTTTCTAGAATCAGTTTCTGATAGTTCCGCGGAACGAGACATCGACAATCTTCTACTATCACTTCTACTATTATTGAGGCTATTTGCTATTGGTTGATAAGGATCTTCCCCTGAAACCCATGTCTTATTAAAGTAATCCCATTTTCTTATACCACCAAACGCATACTGACGTGCAACTGGTCGAAAACTCCAATGTAAGTCAGCATCTGGATTTACAATTGGTACTGTAATTTCTGTTGTCATCCCGTAACCCTTTGGCCCCTGGTCCGCATTCAGGAAATTACCATCCCAATAATATCCTTGTGACGATCCGCCTTTAAGATATTTAATGTCGGGTGCATTGACAAAATCACCGTATCCTGGCGCAGTTAAACCTTGTTTAATCGAAGTTGGTTGACCATAACCTTGTCCTAAACGAAGTTGTATTTTTGATGCCTCTGTATTTTCCAAATCCCACGCATTGTGAATATTTCTAATTCTCGCACCGATCCACCTTGGAGTTTCCACATTAGAGGTATTTGGATTATCTTGAGAGATCGTATAGCGGATGACTAAATTTTTACCATCGCTTGTTGCTGTGATTTTATAGTAAATCTCTAGCTCTCCTCTTTCCCAACGTCCTTTTCCAGTGTATGTTTTTGATGCACTTGACGTAGCGGCTGCCCTAAATACCGCTTCTCCCACTTCGGTCATATCCGTGACTGAGGCAACGACTGTATTCGACTGTTGTCCTTTTGATACAGAAGCTGACTCACTTGCAGAGACCTGCATTGCTTGAGATGAATGAGATGGCTGACTTGAAGTTAGGTTTTTCTGATTAATAGATGTAGAAGTTTCTGTCTTACTTGCTGACGTTTCTGTATCTTTTTGCGATGAAGTATTACTTTTTTCTTCTACTAATGAAGATGATTGACTTTCGGTGCTATGTTGCTGTTGTGATTCTACCGAAGTCGTAACGGAATGACTGAGGGATTCCGATGTTGAAGCACTTTCACTTGCTTCATTGAATTTTTCACTTTCAGATGTACTATCAACATCCATCGATTCAGCATGTTTATTAGATGTAGAAACAATACTGTCGATAACAACTGATGTTTGATCACCGACTGTTTGGCTTTTCGTAGCCAATTCAGAAGTAATTGGTGCATCTGATGCGGCAAAGGCATGCTGGTCATGTAACATGTTCACCGTGAACAAGCCTCCCGTAATGGCGGTCGTTCGGAGCGCATGTTCTTTGATTTTTTCTCCTATTGCGGTACCTTCACCACTTTCTTCTTTCACAAAACTTCGACTTAAAAAGGGAAAGCCAATCGCATTTAAGAGTTGAATCTCTTTAATCCCTGCTTTCACCCAATTTTTGCCCGATTTGTAAAGTTTCACCCTTGCTTTTTCTTGCCCAAAACTTTTTCTAAACTCTTTAAACTTTTTTGTCATTGCAAAACTCCCATTAAATAATTTCATAAAACTAAACTTTTCATCGCAGCCTATATAGGATAATAAATCTTTTTTATGATTTACGCAATAAAATAATTACATAAACATTATAAGAAATATAACCTAATTCATCATTGGTATTTACTATTTATAACAACAGTTTTAATTTTATTTAATGGAAATTTGTTTTTAACAATTAAGAAACTGTTAAAGCTAAAAAGGAATGGAAATATGGGGTGTTTTCAATGCTTCTTTCTAAAAATGATGGTTTATTTAAGAATTTATTATAATAACCTTTATATATAGAATAGCCTTTTTACTCACGATAACATTTCAATTAAATTCAAAAAAATTAAATAAATCCAGGGTATTACAAGTCGGAATCAGAGCATCTTTAGTGACTTGCATCAAAAGTGAGATGTTTTGTTCGTCCATGCGTGCAGCATTTTTGTTCATTATTCACATGATATGACATTCAACAATACAAATTTCTACTGTGACAAATATTACAATTTAAAATAGATAATAAAAATCATTGATTCATCACTTTAAAACACTGTATTATTAAAATGTAGAATTAATGAGGTGCCTCAAATCAAAACGGCCTAACCTATCAATTTTTTTAACTTTATCAAAGAAATTCATTTCCGTAATATATATAAATGTATTATAATATACGGAGGCTTATTTTAAGTTTTGTGACATCCTTACTATTGATTCGGGAAATTCAACCAGTTTCCCACTATATAAAAACGAAAGGTGATTATGTATGCCAACTCAATCAGATTCAAAAGACATCATTATTATCGGTGCCGGTGTACTGAGTACGACTTTCGCCTCAATGATTAAAGATTTAGAACCAGAATGGAATCTTAAATTATATGAGCGCTTAGATCGTCCAGGTGTCGAAAGTTCAAACGAGCGTCATAACGCAGGTACAGGTCATGCTGCGCTTTGTGAATTGAACTATACAGTCAAACAGCCTGACGGTTCAATCGACATTGAAAAAGCAAAAGAGATTAACGAGGAGTTCGAAATTTCAAAACAATTTTGGAGTTATCTTGTTAAAAGTAAAAACATCGATACACCTAAAGATTTCATCCATCCGCTTCCACACATCAGCTTCGTACGCGGAAAAAATAACGTACAGTTCTTAAAAGATCGTTATAACAAAATGAAAGCTTTCCCAATGTTTGATAACATTGAATACACTGAAGACATTGAAGTGATGAGAAAGTGGATGCCATTGATGATGCAAGGTCGCAGTGCAAGTGACATCATGGCTGCAAGTAAAATTGACGAAGGTACTGACGTTAACTTTGGAGAATTAACACGTAAAATGGCGAAAAGCATTGAGAAACATAAAAATGCTGAAGTGCACTACAATCACGAAGTTAAGGATTTCAACCGTCGCTTAGATGGGAAATGGGAAGTTACAATCGTCAACCGTAACACGGGCGATCGACAAGTTCAACTCGCTGATTATATCTTCATCGGTGCTGGTGGTGGTGCAATTCCATTGTTACAAAAAACAGGTATCCCTGAAAGTAAACATTTAGGTGGATTCCCAATTACAGGTCAATTCTTGATGTGTACGAATCCAGCAGTCATTGAAGAACATGGTGTAAAAGTATACGGTAAAGAGCCACCTGGCACACCACCAATGACAGTGCCTCACTTAGACACACGTTATATTAATGGTAAAAAATCATTATTATTCGGACCATTTGCAAGTATTGGACCTAAGTTCTTGAAAAACGGTTCAAACTTAGATTTATTCAAATCAGTGAAACCTTATAACATTACGACTTTACTTGCAGCTGCAGTGAAAAACTTACCATTAATTAAATACTCAATTGACCAAATCTTGATGACAAAAGAAGGTTGTATGAATCACTTACGTACTTTCTACCCAGAAGCAAAAGATCAAGATTGGGAATTATACACTGCCGGTAAACGTGTACAAGTCATTAAAGATACTGAAGCATATGGTAAAGGGTTTATCCAATTCGGTACAGAAGTTGTGAACTCTGAAGACCATACAGTCATTGCTTTACTTGGTGAATCACCAGGGGCTTCAACATCTGTTTCTGTCGCTTTAGAGGTATTAGAAAGAAACTTCTCAGAATATGAAGAAGCTTGGAAACCAAAATTACAAAAAATGATTCCATCTTATGGTCAATCATTAATTGAAGATGTAGACTTAATGAGAAAAACACGTCAACAAACTTCAAAAGACTTAGAGTTAAATTATTACGAGTAAAGGAGTTGCTAGCATGAAAAGATTAGTAATCGTTGCAACTATACTCACTGCAGCATTTGTTGCTTTAAAACGTTATCAACAACATGTGAACAAAGCACCAAACATCGAATATTAAGAGACTTTGATATTCGTTAACAACCTTTCTAAAAGACGTTCAAAGTAAGTTCTCTCACTTTGAACGTCTTTTTTAGATGCATAATCAAATTGGGAAAGTGACATGACATCATATCATCTCACTTTTCTTTTTAACAGCATACTTGATTTCATCATTATACGTATTGTTCTTTACGTACGAGGTCGTCTACTAAATCACGATAAAAACGTGATAACTCTCCCGCATTACGATGCCAATCTAATGTATCTTGTCCCGTAAAATCAGTGTGATCCCAATCCTTCATTACAGGGGTCACTTGCCATATCCCTTTTACAGGTGGTGAATCAAACGCGACGTTAACAAAAGGTTCATCATCGGGGTGAAGTGACGAAATAACTGAGACAAGACCGTCATTTTCACGCCATGCTGGGTCTTCAGTTGCACCAATCCAATCCCCTGTGAACACATGTGCAATATTCATATAAGCGTCCGCCATTTGCGTACCAAAGACGGTTTCATTCGTCGCTGAACCTGTATATGTTTTATAAAAAATATTCGGGTTCATATCTGTACGTTCATTTAATTTTTTGGCACCTTCACGTGTCAAATCGTATAGCGCTGTATCTTTTGATTGGAACAGCGGGCTTTGACTTGCACGTCGCGCATATTGTAGATACGTCTCACCTTCACGTTGCTCCAATCCCCATTGTTTTAAGCCATAATTTAATTTAGAATTTTTGCGTCCTGCGAAGATACTGAATTCATAAATCATGCGTTTAATAAATTCACCATTCCCTAACTCATCCGAGGCAACAGTCCCATCATGAGGTGTCGCAATCGTTGTTATCGAATCAATAAGATGATCTTGTCCTCCTAAGAATAACGGACTTATCGTGCCCCCATGCGCGCGTTGATAAGCAATTTCATCTGGATCCCCTTTGCGCAACAAGTCCTCTAACATACGAATCGTCTGGCCTCCCATACTGTGTCCGACTAGATGAATGGCTTGACCCGGTTGCCAATTAGGTAAAATCCCTTCATATGTTTTACCATAACGCTCGTGACCATACTTTTCGGCATGAGCTTGACCATAATCGACCCTTCCGCCTTTAATATAGTGGTAAAGTTCAATAGCGCGATCCCAGTTACTACCAAATGCACTGATACTTGCTTCAAATACGTTATAGCCGGCTGCTCTTAAATCATCAATAATTTTTAATTTTTTACCACCCCAATAATTGGAGTTTGCAGGTCCATTCTCCCCAACTAATCCTGCAAAACCATGTACAAAGATAATGGGGTCTCTGTTTTTATACTGTGCTTGCTGTGTTGATTTTGGTGCTTTTACTGCGGGTTTTGTTTGAGGGGCTTTGACTTGTGGTGCTTTTTGAGTTGTTGTTTCACTTGCGTTTTGCTGATGTTCTGGCTGAGGCGCAGGCTGTTGTGGTACTTTATCCTCTGTTTTTTCCTTGTTCTCTTGCTGATGATCTTTATTCACCGAATCATCTGTATCCGGTTTCGGTTGTTCTTCCGATTGTTTTTTCACTGCATCGTCTGTATCAGGTTGTGGCGGTTGCTCTGCTTGTTTTTTCACCGCATCATCTGTATCAAGTTGTGGTGGTTGCTCTGCTTGTTTTTTCACTGAATAGTCCGGGTCGACTTGCGGCTGCTGCGGTTGCTCTGCTTGATTCACTTCTTGCGTTTTCGGTGTATCTAAACTGCTCGTCTTGCTATCTTGTTGCTGTTCATTTAACTTTAAAATCGCTTCATTTGCTTTAAGTGGTACGTTAGAAGGTGTGACGTTTGGCGCTGCCTCTTCTTTTTGGACTTGTTGCGTCGGTTGTACTTCAGCGGCTTGAACATCATGACTAATAAAACTAATCACTCCAACGGAAATGGCGATTGAGGAAACACCCATTGACAATTTTCTCAATGCATAAGTACGACGTTTTTGATGATTCAAGGTCAAACCCCTCCTTAATTAAATATGAATACATATTATTAATATAACCTTTTTATTTTTGTTTTTTTCTTTTTTGCCTAATTCAATTATTTCATTGCTTAACTGTCAATTTCAAAGTTATAATGCTACAATTATTCACTATTTCCGTACACTTTAAAATAATTTTTCGATATGCTTACTATATTTAATAATTAGTTAATGGTCTTTTTAAAAATAACTGTTTAATATAAAATCATGTGTAAAGCAATATAAACTAACATAAATCTTTTGCTTTGGAGGAAACGATGACTTTTATTATTTTACTGATATTTTTTTTAATCCGCTTAGTCAGCCTCTCTATTTCAATCCGTCATTCAAAACAGCTGATTCAGAATGGGGCTAAAGAATTCGGACAAAAAAACTCAAAGTGGTTGGCAATCACACATATCCTTATCTACGTCGGTGCAGCAATTGAAGCGCTTGTCACACCGAGCACATGGGGCATTTCGAATACATTGGGTCTTATTATTTTAATTTTGGCTTATATTGTCCTATTCCATGTCATTAAAACTTTAGGTGCCATTTGGACATTAAAACTATATATTTTAGAAGATCATCCGATCATTCGTTCAGGGCTTTATCGATTAACAAAACACCCGAATTATTATCTCAATATTATTCCAGAACTTATTGGGGTCTTATTATTAACAAGTGCAACATATACGACACTCTTATTGATTCCATATGCTTATTTCTTATATGTGCGCATTCGCCAAGAAGAAAAACTCATGTCGTTATAATATGGACAACGTCTCTCTATTTCATATTCACTTTAGGGAGACGTTTTTTGTTTTTTCTTAAACAACATCCGCGTTAAAGCTCAAGACATGAATATGAAAACTTCATTTAGAGATTAAAAAAGAGGACTTGAGACCGTGCTCAAACCCTCTTTCACAGATGTACTATTTATTATCCTTCTTTGTTTGACGAGGACGTCTCAATATGAATAGTCCCCCTAATAGCGCAAGTATCGATCCAATCAATGGTGTTTGCATTGTTTCCGCTTCACCTGTTTCAGGTAAACTTTCCTTCTTGTTCTTACTCATTGAATCCGATTTTGTATACGACACGACCTTTTTTATTGGATCATGATTCGGCTGCATCGGTTCACCTGGCTTTTCTGGTGTCGGATTCTCTGGATTACCTGGTTCACTTGGTTTTTCCGGTGTTGGATTCTCTGGGTTACTTGGTTCATTTGGCTTTTCCGGTGTTGGGCCTTCTGGGTTACCTGGTTCACTTGGTTTCTCTGGTGTCGGCTCAACTGTTGGTCGGTAGAACCCACTATCAATCGTCATATCATCCGCGTTATTGACTGTTACCGTCACTTCTTTTCCATCAGAATCGAATGCATCATTGCCGATGTCTTGTAATGTTGCCTCATATCCTTCTGGCGGATAGAACGTTACTTTATATTGACCATTAACTAAATGTGTAAAGTGATACATTCCTTGTTCATCTGTCATTGTTTCTTCCGTTGTCCCATCTGCTTTCGTTAAAACGACTTTGACTCCCGCTATCCCTGGCTCGTTTTGGTCTTGAATACCGTTTTTATTTGTGTCTTCCCATACTTTATCGCCAATCGTATACGTTGGGTCTGGTACAACTCTGAATCCTCTGTCAATCGACAAATCATCTGCATCATGAATCGTCACCGCAACGCGTTGCATATCCGAGTCGATTTCAGAATTCCCTACATGCACCTCAACTGGAAC from Staphylococcus lutrae encodes:
- the lqo gene encoding L-lactate dehydrogenase (quinone) is translated as MPTQSDSKDIIIIGAGVLSTTFASMIKDLEPEWNLKLYERLDRPGVESSNERHNAGTGHAALCELNYTVKQPDGSIDIEKAKEINEEFEISKQFWSYLVKSKNIDTPKDFIHPLPHISFVRGKNNVQFLKDRYNKMKAFPMFDNIEYTEDIEVMRKWMPLMMQGRSASDIMAASKIDEGTDVNFGELTRKMAKSIEKHKNAEVHYNHEVKDFNRRLDGKWEVTIVNRNTGDRQVQLADYIFIGAGGGAIPLLQKTGIPESKHLGGFPITGQFLMCTNPAVIEEHGVKVYGKEPPGTPPMTVPHLDTRYINGKKSLLFGPFASIGPKFLKNGSNLDLFKSVKPYNITTLLAAAVKNLPLIKYSIDQILMTKEGCMNHLRTFYPEAKDQDWELYTAGKRVQVIKDTEAYGKGFIQFGTEVVNSEDHTVIALLGESPGASTSVSVALEVLERNFSEYEEAWKPKLQKMIPSYGQSLIEDVDLMRKTRQQTSKDLELNYYE
- a CDS encoding SE2200 family small protein translates to MKRLVIVATILTAAFVALKRYQQHVNKAPNIEY
- the lip gene encoding YSIRK-targeted triacylglycerol lipase, which codes for MNHQKRRTYALRKLSMGVSSIAISVGVISFISHDVQAAEVQPTQQVQKEEAAPNVTPSNVPLKANEAILKLNEQQQDSKTSSLDTPKTQEVNQAEQPQQPQVDPDYSVKKQAEQPPQLDTDDAVKKQAEQPPQPDTDDAVKKQSEEQPKPDTDDSVNKDHQQENKEKTEDKVPQQPAPQPEHQQNASETTTQKAPQVKAPQTKPAVKAPKSTQQAQYKNRDPIIFVHGFAGLVGENGPANSNYWGGKKLKIIDDLRAAGYNVFEASISAFGSNWDRAIELYHYIKGGRVDYGQAHAEKYGHERYGKTYEGILPNWQPGQAIHLVGHSMGGQTIRMLEDLLRKGDPDEIAYQRAHGGTISPLFLGGQDHLIDSITTIATPHDGTVASDELGNGEFIKRMIYEFSIFAGRKNSKLNYGLKQWGLEQREGETYLQYARRASQSPLFQSKDTALYDLTREGAKKLNERTDMNPNIFYKTYTGSATNETVFGTQMADAYMNIAHVFTGDWIGATEDPAWRENDGLVSVISSLHPDDEPFVNVAFDSPPVKGIWQVTPVMKDWDHTDFTGQDTLDWHRNAGELSRFYRDLVDDLVRKEQYV
- a CDS encoding isoprenylcysteine carboxyl methyltransferase family protein, which produces MTFIILLIFFLIRLVSLSISIRHSKQLIQNGAKEFGQKNSKWLAITHILIYVGAAIEALVTPSTWGISNTLGLIILILAYIVLFHVIKTLGAIWTLKLYILEDHPIIRSGLYRLTKHPNYYLNIIPELIGVLLLTSATYTTLLLIPYAYFLYVRIRQEEKLMSL